Proteins from one Catenuloplanes atrovinosus genomic window:
- a CDS encoding ABC transporter permease yields MSDLQAVAATEVPSVERARSLGQDAWRDLRHNWIFWFASTIALIVILMAIAPSLFTPNNPTECALSRQHAPGSGWALFGYDFQGCDIYARTVHGARASIWVGVLSTALASAIGLVFGLSSGFFGGWLDAILSRITDIVLGIPLLLAAIVLGKRLAAGDTGGSSGLLAVVVVLGILGWTTAARVMRSSVISAKNQDYVAAARMLGAGNFRIMFRHILPNAIAPFIVVLTIALGQFIATEATLSFLGIGLKGDAISWGIDISTASKHVRESAPPLVAPSLFLAMTVLAFIMLGDAIRDAFDPKLR; encoded by the coding sequence ATGAGTGACTTGCAAGCGGTGGCCGCCACCGAGGTCCCGTCCGTGGAGCGGGCGCGCAGCCTGGGCCAGGACGCGTGGCGCGACCTACGGCACAACTGGATCTTCTGGTTCGCCTCCACGATCGCGCTGATCGTGATCCTGATGGCGATCGCGCCGTCGTTGTTCACGCCGAACAACCCCACCGAGTGCGCCCTGTCGCGGCAGCACGCGCCGGGCAGTGGCTGGGCGTTGTTCGGCTACGACTTCCAGGGCTGCGACATCTACGCTCGGACCGTCCACGGCGCGCGCGCCTCGATCTGGGTCGGCGTGCTCTCCACGGCGCTGGCCTCGGCGATCGGCCTGGTGTTCGGCCTGTCGTCCGGGTTCTTCGGCGGCTGGCTGGACGCGATCCTGTCCCGGATCACGGACATCGTGCTGGGCATCCCGCTGCTGCTGGCCGCGATCGTGCTCGGCAAGCGCCTGGCCGCCGGTGACACCGGCGGCTCGTCCGGCCTGCTCGCGGTCGTGGTCGTCCTCGGAATCCTGGGCTGGACCACCGCCGCCCGCGTCATGCGGTCGTCGGTGATCTCGGCGAAGAATCAGGATTACGTGGCGGCGGCGCGGATGCTGGGGGCGGGGAATTTCCGGATCATGTTCCGGCACATCCTGCCGAACGCGATCGCGCCGTTCATCGTGGTGCTGACCATCGCGCTGGGCCAGTTCATCGCCACCGAGGCGACGTTGTCGTTCCTGGGCATCGGCCTGAAGGGCGATGCGATCTCGTGGGGTATCGACATCTCGACGGCGTCGAAGCACGTTCGTGAGTCCGCTCCGCCGCTGGTCGCTCCGTCGCTGTTCTTGGCGATGACCGTGCTGGCGTTCATCATGCTCGGCGACGCCATCCGCGACGCCTTCGACCCGAAGCTGCGGTGA
- a CDS encoding ABC transporter ATP-binding protein gives MPPVAKHLLEVKDLFVEFKSRDGVAKVINGVSYHLDPGETLAVLGESGSGKSVTAQAIMGILEMPPARIPSGQILYNGVDLLKLPEDKRREVRGKEIAMIFQDALSALNPVFPVGWQIGEVLRKREGRSRADARKRAIELMDLVKIPAAKQRVGDYPHQFSGGMRQRVMIAMALAQDPKVLIADEPTTALDVTVQAQIMDLLGDLRRDLDMGLILITHDLGVVADVADRIAVMYAGRIIEEAPVYDIYEAPAHPYTKGLLASIPRLDQRGQKLATIKGLPPNLANIPPGCPFHPRCPYAQPVCREVVPAKHVLGPRYSACHFAQEVVSDHR, from the coding sequence ATGCCCCCAGTCGCGAAACACCTGCTCGAGGTCAAGGACCTCTTCGTCGAGTTCAAGAGCCGGGACGGCGTCGCCAAGGTGATCAACGGCGTCTCGTACCACCTCGATCCGGGCGAGACGCTCGCCGTGCTCGGCGAGTCCGGTTCCGGCAAGTCCGTCACCGCGCAGGCGATCATGGGCATCCTGGAGATGCCGCCCGCGCGGATTCCCTCCGGGCAGATCCTCTACAACGGTGTGGACCTGCTGAAGCTCCCCGAGGACAAGCGGCGGGAGGTGCGCGGCAAGGAGATCGCCATGATCTTCCAGGACGCGCTCTCCGCGCTGAACCCGGTCTTCCCGGTCGGCTGGCAGATCGGCGAGGTCCTCCGCAAACGCGAGGGCAGGTCCCGGGCCGACGCGCGCAAACGGGCGATCGAGCTGATGGACCTGGTCAAGATCCCGGCCGCGAAGCAGCGCGTCGGGGACTACCCGCACCAGTTCTCCGGCGGCATGCGGCAGCGCGTCATGATCGCCATGGCGCTGGCGCAGGACCCGAAGGTGCTGATCGCCGACGAGCCCACCACCGCGCTCGACGTCACCGTGCAGGCCCAGATCATGGACCTCCTCGGCGACCTGCGCCGAGACCTCGACATGGGCCTCATCCTGATCACGCACGACCTCGGCGTGGTCGCGGACGTGGCGGACCGGATCGCGGTCATGTACGCGGGCCGGATCATCGAGGAGGCGCCGGTCTACGACATCTACGAGGCGCCGGCGCACCCGTACACGAAGGGGCTGCTGGCCTCCATCCCCCGGCTCGACCAGCGCGGCCAGAAGCTGGCCACGATCAAGGGCCTGCCGCCGAACCTGGCCAACATCCCGCCCGGCTGCCCGTTCCACCCCCGGTGCCCGTACGCCCAGCCGGTCTGCCGGGAGGTCGTCCCGGCCAAGCACGTGCTCGGGCCGCGGTACAGCGCCTGCCACTTCGCCCAGGAGGTAGTCAGTGACCACCGCTAG
- a CDS encoding ABC transporter ATP-binding protein yields MTTARGFAAPAPQHHPRHGEVLLDVQNVVKHFPISQGVVFKRRVGAVQAVDGVSFQLRRGETLGVVGESGCGKSTLAKLLMRLETPTSGKAVLEGRDIFTLGGSELRRLRRNVQMVMQDPYTSLNPRMTVGDIIGEPFEIHPDAAPPGDRRRRVQELLDVVGLNPEHVNRYPHQFSGGQRQRIGIARALALRPQIIVCDEPVSALDVSIQAQVINLLEQLQDEFGLSYIFIAHDLSVVRHIADRVAVMYLGKIVELGTESEIYERPTHPYTQALLSAVPVPDPRARNHREVIRLDGDVPSPANPPSGCHFRTRCWKAQEICAAQEPPLVVRPADPHPSACHFPELRHPVR; encoded by the coding sequence GTGACCACCGCTAGGGGATTCGCGGCACCGGCGCCGCAGCACCACCCACGGCACGGCGAGGTGCTGCTCGACGTGCAGAACGTGGTCAAGCACTTCCCGATCAGCCAGGGCGTGGTGTTCAAGCGCCGGGTCGGCGCGGTGCAGGCGGTCGACGGCGTCAGCTTCCAGCTGCGCCGCGGCGAGACGCTCGGCGTGGTCGGCGAGTCCGGCTGCGGCAAGTCCACGCTGGCCAAGCTGCTCATGCGGCTGGAGACGCCGACCTCGGGCAAGGCCGTGCTGGAGGGGCGGGACATCTTCACGCTCGGCGGGTCCGAGCTGCGCCGGCTGCGCCGCAACGTGCAGATGGTCATGCAGGACCCGTACACCTCGCTGAACCCGCGCATGACGGTCGGCGACATCATCGGCGAGCCGTTCGAGATCCACCCGGACGCGGCACCACCCGGCGACCGCCGGCGCCGCGTCCAGGAGCTGCTCGACGTGGTGGGCCTGAACCCGGAGCACGTCAACCGGTACCCGCACCAGTTCTCCGGCGGCCAGCGCCAGCGCATCGGCATCGCCCGCGCGCTCGCGCTCCGCCCGCAGATCATCGTCTGCGACGAGCCGGTGTCCGCGCTCGACGTGTCCATCCAGGCCCAGGTGATCAACCTGCTGGAGCAGTTGCAGGACGAGTTCGGGCTGTCGTACATCTTCATCGCGCACGACCTGAGCGTGGTCCGGCACATCGCGGACCGGGTCGCGGTCATGTACCTCGGCAAGATCGTGGAGCTGGGCACGGAGTCGGAGATCTACGAGCGGCCGACCCACCCGTACACCCAGGCGCTGCTCTCCGCGGTCCCGGTGCCCGACCCCCGGGCGCGCAACCACCGCGAGGTCATCCGGCTCGACGGCGACGTGCCCTCACCGGCCAACCCGCCGTCCGGCTGCCACTTCCGTACCCGCTGCTGGAAGGCACAGGAGATCTGCGCCGCGCAGGAGCCGCCGCTGGTGGTGCGCCCGGCCGACCCGCACCCGTCCGCCTGCCACTTCCCGGAGCTCCGGCACCCGGTCCGATAA
- a CDS encoding GNAT family N-acetyltransferase: MTVRPAHPDDAPALVALRHTVYPYLVRGEASTRRQLATPPPDSSLAAFVAVSGTGEVVGFSTAFRNTSTSAPHAGQVSLLHVHPAHRGRGHGSALLTASLSHLRGCGLRNVRGYVTPESLPFATARGFTASRELRYSRLDLTTPLPPPPPLPSGYTLVPVSALTDRALFAAETGGVADEPSDVAPDALTFDHWRYDVWEEPGLDRDASFAVLDPDCAVASFSLLLRDGDRYWSDMTATLPAHRGLGLARLAKTAALSHAAATGGTVAYTSNDTANAPMLAVNTRLGYVPTATALSVLTTLTP, from the coding sequence ATGACCGTCCGCCCGGCACACCCCGACGACGCGCCCGCGCTGGTCGCGCTGCGCCACACCGTCTACCCCTATCTGGTACGCGGAGAGGCCTCCACCCGGCGGCAGCTGGCGACGCCGCCGCCGGACTCGTCCCTGGCCGCGTTCGTCGCGGTGTCCGGCACCGGCGAGGTGGTCGGCTTCAGCACCGCGTTCCGCAACACCAGCACCTCCGCGCCGCACGCCGGCCAGGTCTCGCTGCTGCACGTCCACCCCGCGCACCGGGGACGCGGCCACGGATCGGCGCTGCTCACCGCCTCGCTGTCGCATCTGCGCGGGTGCGGGCTGCGCAACGTCCGCGGGTACGTGACGCCGGAGTCGCTGCCGTTCGCGACCGCCCGCGGGTTCACCGCCAGCCGGGAACTGCGCTACTCCCGCCTCGACCTGACCACGCCGCTGCCACCACCCCCGCCGCTGCCGTCCGGGTACACGCTCGTACCGGTGTCGGCGCTGACCGACCGGGCGCTCTTCGCGGCCGAGACCGGCGGCGTCGCGGACGAGCCCTCCGACGTGGCGCCGGACGCGCTCACGTTCGACCACTGGCGGTACGACGTCTGGGAGGAGCCGGGCCTGGACCGGGACGCGAGCTTCGCGGTGCTCGACCCGGACTGCGCGGTGGCATCCTTCTCGCTGCTGCTGCGCGACGGCGACCGTTACTGGTCGGACATGACGGCCACGCTGCCCGCCCATCGCGGCCTCGGCCTGGCCCGGCTGGCCAAGACGGCCGCGCTCTCCCACGCCGCCGCCACCGGCGGGACCGTCGCCTACACCTCCAACGACACGGCCAACGCCCCGATGCTCGCCGTCAACACCCGCCTCGGGTACGTCCCGACCGCGACCGCCCTCTCCGTCCTCACCACCCTCACGCCCTGA